The following are from one region of the Ochotona princeps isolate mOchPri1 chromosome 4, mOchPri1.hap1, whole genome shotgun sequence genome:
- the LOC101524047 gene encoding secretoglobin family 1D member 2-like — MRLSVSLLLVILALCCYEGDAAVCPALLAENIGYLYLSEDKFRVQLATFAPPEEAAEALITVKKCTDGMSTIERSRIAEALGEVVGECPVLDI; from the exons ATGaggctgtctgtgtctctcctgttgGTCATTCTGGCCCTTTGCTGCTATGAGG GTGATGCGGCAGTCTGCCCTGCTCTTCTCGCTGAAAACATAGGATATTTATATTTGTCTGAAGATAAGTTTAGAGTACAACTGGCCACATTTGCAccaccagaagaagctgctgaggCACTGATAACAGTGAAGAAGTGCACTGATGGAATGTCAACCATTGAAAGGTCCCGAATCGCAGAAGCACTg GGAGAAGTGGTGGGAGAATGCCCAGTGCTTGACATATGA